The Staphylococcus haemolyticus region ACCGGAAGTTTTGGAAACATTTGATAATAAACATCAAGGACGCGATTACTTCGTAAAATTCAATTGTCCTGAATTTACATCTCTTTGCCCAATTACAGGTCAACCAGATTTCGCAACGATTTATATTTCGTACATTCCAAATATTAAAATGGTAGAATCTAAGTCATTGAAATTGTACTTATTTAGCTTTAGAAATCATGGCGATTTTCATGAGGATTGTATGAATATCATTATGAATGACTTAATTGACTTAATGGACCCACATTATATTGAAGTTTGGGGCAAATTCACTCCACGAGGTGGTATTTCAATAGATCCATACACTAATTATGGACGTCCAAATTCTAAATATGAGAAGATGGCTGAACACCGATTAATGAATCATGATTTATATCCAGAAAAAATAGATAACAGATAAAAGATTAACTTAACCACTAAATCGTCAAACAATTTAGTGGATTTTTTCATTATTTGTGATATTTTATTCAAATTTACTATTGCCTATTAGTGAATTAAAGCGTATTTTATTATTATCATTTAAAATTCCAAAAGAGTAAGATGATCTAAATAAAGCAACTTATTCTCATTCAATTTTAAATCATCAACTCATTGACTGAAATTTCTAAAAATTTCTATTTTTAAGAAATTAATCAATTTTACTTATCATATTTATGATTTTAAATTTCAGTCTTTAAAGAAAGAAAGGATTGGGATACATATGGCAACAAACAATTCCCATGAACAAGCTGTTCAAACAATACCTCAGCGAGGGTTCTTCGGACACCCTAGTGGTTTAGGAGTACTATTCTTTGTAGAATTTTGGGAAAGATTTAGCTATTACGGCATGCGTGCCATGCTTATTTTCTACATGTATGATCAAATTAAAAATGGTGGTTTAGGAATTGATCAAACGACTGCAATGTCTATCATGTCAGTTTATGGCGCATTAATTTACATGTCTTCAATTCCTGGTGCATGGGTCGCAGATAGACTATTCGGTACTAGAGGGGCAACCTTGATTGGTGCAGTACTCATTATCATCGGACATGTTTGTCTAAGTTTACCATTCGCAATGTTCGGTTTATTCGCATCAATGTTCTTTATTATCATAGGTTCAGGCTTAATGAAACCAAATATTTCAAACATCGTTGGACGATTATATCCTGAGAATGATACTCGTATGGATGCCGGTTTCGTTATATTCTATATGTCAGTTAACCTAGGTGCGCTTATCTCACCTATCATTCTGCAACATTTCCTAGACGTGAAAAACTATCACGGTGGTTTCTTAATTGCAGCGATTGGTATGGCATTAGGTTTAGTATGGTATATGATTTTCAATAAAAAGAATTTAGGTTCTGTTGGTATGAATCCAACCAACCCACTATCTTCTGAAGAAAAGAAAAAATATGGATTAATCGTAGGTATCATTGTAGCAGTCATTGCGATTGTACTATTAGTTACATATTTCACAAACACTTTATCATTCAATCTTATTAGTAATACGGTTCTAGTACTTGGTATAGCTTTACCAATCATTTACTTCACTACTATGATTCGCAGTAAAGATGTTACAGATGTAGAACGTTCTCGTGTTAAAGCATTCATTCCTTTATTTATTTTAGGAATGTTATTCTGGGCAATACAAGAACAAGGATCAAACGTATTAAACATTTATGGTTTAGAACGTTCTGATATGAAAATGAATTTATTCGGTTGGACAACAGATTTCGGTGAAGCATGGTTCCAATCAATTAACCCATTATTTATTCTTTTATTCGCACCAATCGTATCTGCGATTTGGTTGAAAATGGGTAAAAAACAACCAAGCCTTCCAGTAAAATTTGGATTAGGTACGCTATTAGCTGGTGCTTCATACATTTTAATGGGACTTATCGGTATGAGTTATGGTGATACGCACTTCTCAGTAAACTGGGTTATCCTATCATACGTTGTATGTGTGGTTGGTGAATTATGTTTATCACCTACTGGTAACAGTGCGGCTGTTAAATTAGCCCCTAAAGCATTTAATGCTCAAATGATGAGTGTTTGGTTATTAACAAACGCATCTGCACAAGCACTTAATGGTACATTAGTTAAATTAATCAATCCTTTAGGGCAAACGAATTATTTCATCTTCTTAGGAAGCGTTGCTATTGTAATTACAGTAATCATCTTAGCTTTCACTCCTAAAATTTCAAAAGCAATGAAAGGTATTCATTAATCACCTTTGTATTGTTAAAAGATGACATTTAAACAAGATAATAAGTTATCATAAGCCCCTTCATAGTATTTTATAAGCTATGAAGGGTTTTTTTATAATTCTTATCTTTATTGAGACATTGACAAGAGCCTGAGCCTGGGACATAATTCAATGTCTCAGGCTACAAATATATATTGGCAGTAGTTGACTGAATTAAAAATGCACTTGTAACTAGCTTTTTTTAATTCTAGTCAACCTTGCCGGGGCGATGGGACCCTAGCAAAGAGAAGTTCACAAAGAAATTCTACAAGCTAAGCAAGCTGGGGATACAACGAAATAAATTTTGAGAAAATATTATTTCTGCCTCGCTCCCTCTATCTTGTATTTTCTTTGTATATCAACTAAAAAAATGTAATGATAAATACTTAAGCACTTGTTTTACTCAAATTATAATTAAGCAAATAACATTTCGGGTAAATAAATGTTAAATCAGAGTAAATAAATGAAAGTAGGCATACGTATGGGTCAAAAATTTAATCATGGTGTTCTTTTTTACCATGAACATAGTGGTCTCAAAGATATATATGAAGGTTTAGGAGAAGTAACTAAATCACTTACTACTATGTGCAAACACCTATCAATTCAACTAAGTGAAAATGAAGGCGACATTATTAAGTATTCTGAAAGAATTAAAAATCAAGAATATAGTAGTGATGTTGATATCGTTTTTATTCTAGGTGGCGATGGTACAGTTAATGAATTAGTTAATGGTGTTTTGGCAAATGACCTAAATGTACCTATTGGAATTATTCCTGGAGGTACATTTAATGATTTCACTAAAACATTAAACTTGAACCCTAACTTTAGTAAAGCTAGTGAACAACTTAAAACGTCTCACTTGGAATCATATGATGTTATGAAAGTGAATGGCACTTATGTGCTTAACTTTGTGGGATTAGGACTTATAGTTCAAAACGCGGAAAACGTGCAAGAAGGTCGTAAAGATATCTTCGGTAAATTAAGCTATGTTGGTTCAACTGTTAAAACATTAATGAATCCAGAAGATTTTGATTATACATTAACTGTAGATGATAAAGAACTTAATGGTAATACCTCTATGCTAGTCGTTGCTAACGGTCCTAATATCGGTGGCAGTAGAATACCACTTATGGATTTATCACCTCAAGATGGTAATTTGAATAGTTTTATTTTTGATAAACAAAGTTTTACTATTCTCAATGATGTGTTCAAAAAACGCGATAGTATGGATTGGAATGAAATTACAAACGGAATTGATCACATAGCCGGTAAACATATTACATTATCGACGGATCCAGTTATGAAAGTAGATATTGACGGTGAAATTAGTCTTGAAACGCCAATTACAATTGAAGTTCTACCAAAAGCACTTCAGATTCTAACTTTTCCAGAGAATGCTGAACAATAAGAATTTATTATACTAATATAAAAGCGATTAAGGTTAATGATAGGGTTATCATACCTTAATCGCTTATTTTAATTACTCTCCTAGAAAGAATGCTTCTACATCTTTCCAACCGTTAACACGTTTAAAACGTTCTTCACTTACATTGTGAGACGCAGTAAAAATGATTGGTTCACCTTCAAATATTTGTAATTGACGAGGATTATCATCTATTAAGTAATCTGTTTTCACTACATTTTTACGACCACAGAAGACAAATTGCTGTGGATCTAAAAATGGAAAGAATTCAAGTAACCACTCATATTTATCATGAAATGAAGTAGGAACATCCATAGCTGCAGTAGCAATGTAAACATCATATTGCTCAGTCAATTTCTTAACGACTTCTTGTGCATGAGGCATAACAGTTAAATTTCTAAAGAAGCCTGGCGCTCTTAAAATATCACGAACTAAACCATCATGCTCTGGTATTACATTTTTAAGCTTTTGTCCATTTAAAGACTCAACTGTAATTCCTAATTCCGTTTTTACGTTAACCGCTTCAATAATTGCACCTAACGTGTCTGCTAATACTTCATCCATATCTATTGCTATAGATTTTCTAGACATACTATCTCTCCCTTAATCATCACCTATATACTTTTAAAGTATAGCAAAAATTTAAAAGGGAGTGCTACAAGACATTTAGAATCTATTATAGCACCCCTTGCATAATCAACTTATGATGTACTTCTAAAACTCAACTAATCATTGTAAGTTAAAGAGCTTACGTATTAGACCAACTTAATAATCAAAATGTTTTAATACTTCAATCATTCTGTCATTTTGTTCTGGGAATCCGATTGTAATACGAACGCCAGTTGGAAACGGACGTGTGATACAACCCACTTTTAGTAACGCTTCATATAATTCTTGTGCTTTTTCAGTTACAACAAATACAAAGTTCGTCTGACTAGGTAAAAAATGTTTACTTTGTGGTATCTCAAAAAATTTTTCACGTTCTTTAGCATTTTTAGCTGTTACATCTTTCAAATACGCTTGATCTTCTAATGCTGCAATCGCTGCGTATTCTGAAATACGAGTGACATTGAATGGTGGTCGAATGATATTCCACTTTTCAATAGCTTCATTTGTAGCTACAACATACCCTACTCGCAAACCAGCTAATCCATATGCTTTAGAGAATGTTCTCAATAAGAATGCATTATCGAATCGTTCTTGCAATTTCAATGTATCTGGATAATCTTCTGCTGTCACAAATTCAAAGTAAGCTTCATCGATCAATACAGGTACATGACTAGGTACGCGTTCTAAAAAGCTTTCTAATTCATCGTGATTGAAATAGGTTCCAGTTGGATTATTCGGATTACATAGCCACACTAAAGCAGTCTCTTCATCGACCTCTTTAATAATATTCTCTAAATCAAACCCACCATTTAGTAGTGGTACTTGAACAACTTCAGCAGATTCTACAATAGCATTATGATAATATTGTCCAAATGTACCTTCACTTGTGACAATTTTATCTCCTGGCGTTAACACTGCTCTTGAAATCATCAAAATAACTTCGTCTAACCCCGCACCAAATAGAATTCGAGAAGGATCCACGTTCAAATGTTCACTAATTGCCTTACGTAATGAAGGTGAGCCCGTCTCAGGATAATAAAATAACTCATCCAAATGTGCTTGAACTGCTTGCTTTGCTTTTGGAGAAGGACCATATAAATTTTCATTTGAAGCAAGTTTATATAATTCGCCTTCTATACCGTGCTTTTCTTTAAGTGCTTGTGGTGATAATCCTGGTTGATACGCTGCTAATTGATTTAATTGTTGTTTCATTGCCAACCACTCCTTTTCAAAAAATTAAAAATGTTTATTCAATTATAAACCTGTTCCCCTAACATTGTTAAATTACAAGTCATTGACTAGTAAAAATTTATATTAACTTAATGTACACCATTCATCGCTTTCTTAACCATTGGAGAAATAGCTACTAAGATAACACCAATAAGCAGTGTAAACAATCCTGAGTATAAGAAGAACTCTTTCTCACTAATAATCTTAAATAATACAACGATTTGGCTATTGAGGCTTTGTGCAGTGGCGTTACTGAGCATCCACAATGCCATCATTTGTGCAGAGAACTTTGCAGGTGCTAATTTAGATGTTACAGATAACCCTACAGGTGAGATACACAATTCACCTAATGTAATTAAGAAGAAACTTAACACTAACCATATAGGGTGAATCAAATGCGCATCACTATTCAAAGGTATAATCATGACTAGATATGATAAACCTGCAAAGATGGCACCTAATGCAAATTTATATACTGTACTTGGATTATGTCTGCCTAATTTAGTCCATAAACTAGCAAAGACAGGTGCTAACATAATAATAAATACTGGATTGACAGACTGGAACCAAGCTGCTGGTATGTGGAAATCTAACGCACCATTAGTCAATTTAGCTAAGCTAAGTTCTGTCTTCTGGTCGGCAAAGTTAGCCAAAACGGTCGAACCTTGTTCTTGAATCATCCAAAATGCAACAGACGTAATAAACAACGGTATGTAACTATAAATTCTAGAACGCTCTTCTTTGTGTGTCTTATTACTTGATAACATATAAACAAAAATACAAATTGGTAACACGATACCTACAATCGTTACAATGACACTAAAACTAGATAAACTCAATTTTCCAATAAATTGCAAGATAAGTAGGATAATTGCGAAAATTACTACGACAATGCCGGTAATAATTGATAATCTTTTGATTTCTTCTTTTCTAAGTGGGTTAGGAACGCTTAAACCAGCCAATCCTAGATTCTTTTTATTTGTAATAAAATAAGTGACTAATCCGATGAACATCCCTATTGCTGCTACCGCAAAACCAAAGTGGAACCCTAATCTTGTTTGTAAGTAACCTGTTGCAAATGGTGATAGAAAACTACCTAAATTGATACCCATATAGAAAATAGTAAAAGCAGCATCTAAACGTCTATCATTGTGGTCATATAATTCACCAACTGTAGTTGAAATATTAGGTTTCAATAAACCTGTACCAATAATAAGTAGTAATAATGCTATCATAACCACTGTTAAACTACCTGGTATCGTTAACATGATGTGACCAAACATAATTAATATGCCGCCATAAAATAATGCATGTCTTGTACCAATGATTCTGTCTGCTATCCAACCCCCGATGGTACCAGACATATAGATGAGTGCGCCATATAATGATACGATTTGTAATGCTGTTCCCTGTGGCAAGCCGAAGCCACCTTTACTAACTGAATAGTACAGATAATAAGCTAGAATCGCTTTCATACCATAGTAACTGAATCGCTCCCAAAATTCAGTAAAGAATAGCGTACTTAACCCTTTGGGATGTCCAAAGAATCCTTTTTGAGGTACACTCTCAACAATCTCTCGTCTCGAATAATTTCTAGTATTCATTTTTCTCCCCCCTAAAAACCATACACGCTTTTTGTGTATTTATAGAATAGTGTAATTAAAATTAATTCAGATTACAATTGTATTTACTAATTTTGCGCTTTAAAAAAAGGAACAAGACAACGAATTCATGATTAATTCGTTGTCTTGTTCCAACATTTTCGCGTGACTATTTATTTTACTAAACCTTCTTTTTCAAGATAATGTTTCGCAACATTATACGGATCTTCATTTTTCACGGTAACTTTGTAATTCATTTCTTGCATCTCTTCATCTGAAATTTTACCCTCTAATTTGTTGAGCGGTTTTTTAATTTCTGGATGTTGCTTTAAGAATTTTTCTTTAAACATTGGTGCACCTTGATATGGTGGGAATACGTGTTTATCATCTTTTAAGACTACCATATTATATTGTTTTAATTCTGCATCTGTTGAATATGCGTCAATTAAATTAATGTCACCTTTTTCTACTGCAGTATAGCGTAATTTAGGCTCCATTTTTTTAACATTAGATAAGTTGAGACCATAAGCTTTCGCCACAGCTTTATAACCATCAGATCGATCATTAAATTCCATAGTGAACCCTGGTTTAATTTTATCTTCAACCTTTTGTAAATCACCAATTGTTTTAATATTATTTTCTTTAGCAAAGTCTCTCTTCACCGCTAAAGCATACGTATTATTATATTTCATAGGTTTTAACATCGTCATGTCATATTTCTTCTCTAGACTTTGTTTAGCTTGTTGATATACTGCATCTTCTTTTTTAGATTTTAAATCTTCTTTAGTTAATTCACCTAATACTGTCCCTGTAAATTCTAAATATCCGTCGATGTCGTCAGATTTTAATGCATTAAACAGGAATGATGTTTTACCCATACCATCTTTAACATCAACTGTATCATCCGTTTCATCCTCAATTAAAATTTTGTACATATTCGTAATAATTGAAGGTTCTGAACCTAATTTACCTGCAAGCGTAATTGTGTCACCTTTTTTACCGAAAAGTGGTACAACAATGACTAATAGTATAATAAGAATCATTGCACCTACAGTGATTAGTAGCTTTTTATAAGATAATTTCTCCATATAACGTAGTATTAAATCAAACATAATTGCGAGTAGTGCAGCAGGAATCGCTCCGATAAGGATTAAAGACGTGTTGTTACGGTCAATACCTAGTAAAATTAAATCTCCTAGTCCACCGGCACCAATTAATGCGGCTAAAGTTGCTGTACCGATAATTAGAACCATAGCAGTACGAATACCGGCCATCATCACTGGCATCGCTATTGGCAATTCTACTTTAGTCAAACGACGCATCGGCTTCATGCCAATACCTTTTGCAGCTTCAATAAGAGACGGATCAACTTCTTTAATGCCCGTATATGTATTTCTCAAAATTGGCAACAATGCATACACAACTAATGCAATAATTGCTGGCACGCGACCAATACCAAATATTGGAATCATTAACCCTAATAATGCCAATGATGGAATGGTTTGTAATATAGCAGCTATATTCATAACGACCTCAGATAACCGCTTCGTCTTTGTTAAAGCAATCCCTAATGGCACAGCGATTAAAATTGCGATTAGTAGTGCAATAAATGAAATTTGGATATGTTCTAAGATGGTCGTAAGTACTTCGCCTTTACGATCATTGAGTGTGCTAAATAATTCGCTCATGCTTTAACCTCCTTGTCATGGTCTATCTCAGATAAATACTTAAAGATATCTTCACGTTTTAAGAGTGATTGCGTGGAGGTTGATACATCATTAACAATAACCGCTTCATGTTGGGCTAATGTAGAATAAACTGAACGTAATTGCGCATCACTATTGATTTCAGGATAATCATGGTGTGTTTCTTTTTCTGTGAGTGGCGAAGTAATATTAAGATCTTTCAACTGTAAGCTTTCTTTATCTTGTTCTAAATGGCTACCCATAAACTCTTCTACAAATTTATTTTTAGGTTGATTACGGAATGCTTGTGGTGTATCTATTTGTTCAACATGCCCATTATTAAGTAAACAAATTCGATCACCTAGCTTCATTGCTTCTTGAATATCATGCGTTACAAATACAATTGTCTTTTTGATTTTAGTTTGTAGTTCTATTAAATCATCTTGTAGTTTCTCGCGACTGATTGGATC contains the following coding sequences:
- the queF gene encoding preQ(1) synthase encodes the protein MTQGRQKEELQDITLLGNQNNKYEFDYTPEVLETFDNKHQGRDYFVKFNCPEFTSLCPITGQPDFATIYISYIPNIKMVESKSLKLYLFSFRNHGDFHEDCMNIIMNDLIDLMDPHYIEVWGKFTPRGGISIDPYTNYGRPNSKYEKMAEHRLMNHDLYPEKIDNR
- a CDS encoding S-Cys-Gly-3M3SH uptake peptide MFS transporter (This POT (proton-coupled oligopeptide transporter) family MFS transporter imports the odorless precursor of methyl-3-sulfanylhexan-1-ol (3M3SH), a major component of human body odor.) gives rise to the protein MATNNSHEQAVQTIPQRGFFGHPSGLGVLFFVEFWERFSYYGMRAMLIFYMYDQIKNGGLGIDQTTAMSIMSVYGALIYMSSIPGAWVADRLFGTRGATLIGAVLIIIGHVCLSLPFAMFGLFASMFFIIIGSGLMKPNISNIVGRLYPENDTRMDAGFVIFYMSVNLGALISPIILQHFLDVKNYHGGFLIAAIGMALGLVWYMIFNKKNLGSVGMNPTNPLSSEEKKKYGLIVGIIVAVIAIVLLVTYFTNTLSFNLISNTVLVLGIALPIIYFTTMIRSKDVTDVERSRVKAFIPLFILGMLFWAIQEQGSNVLNIYGLERSDMKMNLFGWTTDFGEAWFQSINPLFILLFAPIVSAIWLKMGKKQPSLPVKFGLGTLLAGASYILMGLIGMSYGDTHFSVNWVILSYVVCVVGELCLSPTGNSAAVKLAPKAFNAQMMSVWLLTNASAQALNGTLVKLINPLGQTNYFIFLGSVAIVITVIILAFTPKISKAMKGIH
- a CDS encoding diacylglycerol/lipid kinase family protein; its protein translation is MGQKFNHGVLFYHEHSGLKDIYEGLGEVTKSLTTMCKHLSIQLSENEGDIIKYSERIKNQEYSSDVDIVFILGGDGTVNELVNGVLANDLNVPIGIIPGGTFNDFTKTLNLNPNFSKASEQLKTSHLESYDVMKVNGTYVLNFVGLGLIVQNAENVQEGRKDIFGKLSYVGSTVKTLMNPEDFDYTLTVDDKELNGNTSMLVVANGPNIGGSRIPLMDLSPQDGNLNSFIFDKQSFTILNDVFKKRDSMDWNEITNGIDHIAGKHITLSTDPVMKVDIDGEISLETPITIEVLPKALQILTFPENAEQ
- a CDS encoding 5' nucleotidase, NT5C type, with amino-acid sequence MSRKSIAIDMDEVLADTLGAIIEAVNVKTELGITVESLNGQKLKNVIPEHDGLVRDILRAPGFFRNLTVMPHAQEVVKKLTEQYDVYIATAAMDVPTSFHDKYEWLLEFFPFLDPQQFVFCGRKNVVKTDYLIDDNPRQLQIFEGEPIIFTASHNVSEERFKRVNGWKDVEAFFLGE
- the hisC gene encoding histidinol-phosphate transaminase: MKQQLNQLAAYQPGLSPQALKEKHGIEGELYKLASNENLYGPSPKAKQAVQAHLDELFYYPETGSPSLRKAISEHLNVDPSRILFGAGLDEVILMISRAVLTPGDKIVTSEGTFGQYYHNAIVESAEVVQVPLLNGGFDLENIIKEVDEETALVWLCNPNNPTGTYFNHDELESFLERVPSHVPVLIDEAYFEFVTAEDYPDTLKLQERFDNAFLLRTFSKAYGLAGLRVGYVVATNEAIEKWNIIRPPFNVTRISEYAAIAALEDQAYLKDVTAKNAKEREKFFEIPQSKHFLPSQTNFVFVVTEKAQELYEALLKVGCITRPFPTGVRITIGFPEQNDRMIEVLKHFDY
- a CDS encoding peptide MFS transporter, producing the protein MNTRNYSRREIVESVPQKGFFGHPKGLSTLFFTEFWERFSYYGMKAILAYYLYYSVSKGGFGLPQGTALQIVSLYGALIYMSGTIGGWIADRIIGTRHALFYGGILIMFGHIMLTIPGSLTVVMIALLLLIIGTGLLKPNISTTVGELYDHNDRRLDAAFTIFYMGINLGSFLSPFATGYLQTRLGFHFGFAVAAIGMFIGLVTYFITNKKNLGLAGLSVPNPLRKEEIKRLSIITGIVVVIFAIILLILQFIGKLSLSSFSVIVTIVGIVLPICIFVYMLSSNKTHKEERSRIYSYIPLFITSVAFWMIQEQGSTVLANFADQKTELSLAKLTNGALDFHIPAAWFQSVNPVFIIMLAPVFASLWTKLGRHNPSTVYKFALGAIFAGLSYLVMIIPLNSDAHLIHPIWLVLSFFLITLGELCISPVGLSVTSKLAPAKFSAQMMALWMLSNATAQSLNSQIVVLFKIISEKEFFLYSGLFTLLIGVILVAISPMVKKAMNGVH
- a CDS encoding ABC transporter permease/substrate-binding protein codes for the protein MSELFSTLNDRKGEVLTTILEHIQISFIALLIAILIAVPLGIALTKTKRLSEVVMNIAAILQTIPSLALLGLMIPIFGIGRVPAIIALVVYALLPILRNTYTGIKEVDPSLIEAAKGIGMKPMRRLTKVELPIAMPVMMAGIRTAMVLIIGTATLAALIGAGGLGDLILLGIDRNNTSLILIGAIPAALLAIMFDLILRYMEKLSYKKLLITVGAMILIILLVIVVPLFGKKGDTITLAGKLGSEPSIITNMYKILIEDETDDTVDVKDGMGKTSFLFNALKSDDIDGYLEFTGTVLGELTKEDLKSKKEDAVYQQAKQSLEKKYDMTMLKPMKYNNTYALAVKRDFAKENNIKTIGDLQKVEDKIKPGFTMEFNDRSDGYKAVAKAYGLNLSNVKKMEPKLRYTAVEKGDINLIDAYSTDAELKQYNMVVLKDDKHVFPPYQGAPMFKEKFLKQHPEIKKPLNKLEGKISDEEMQEMNYKVTVKNEDPYNVAKHYLEKEGLVK